A stretch of the Nicotiana tabacum cultivar K326 chromosome 6, ASM71507v2, whole genome shotgun sequence genome encodes the following:
- the LOC142182049 gene encoding uncharacterized protein LOC142182049: protein MQETKVEGDIKEIVSQIWGGRWVRYASLEASGTRGGILLLWDCRVWKGEVLQTGAYTLTCKFEALLQNFQCHITGVYAPNCRIERKIVWREIGAVRGLMEGPWAVCGDFNVTRYPSEKRECLRGSKAMVEFSDFIEDMELIDLRLEGGYYTWFRGDNHTATSRIDRFLISEEWDESFRNIKQTIQQRLISDHSPVALYCGRPDYILACKLKALKGKLKEWSKVYEGNLGLQKTKLPSQLAGFETTQQLRALTEEKSVRKAATLMEIEEQLKNEESVWRQKSRALWLKEGDRNTKFFHRTANAHKRNNNIDQLMIRHEVVEDPDRIEIEITEFYKELYKEPEEWRSTVNFENSTRISESERELLQSNFEEQEVLTCLKMCASDKAPGPDGYTIGFFRKCWDILKKDIMAAFNNFHS from the exons ATGCAAGAGACAAAAGTGGAGGGGGATATTAAGGAAATAGTCAGTCAAATATGGGGTGGTAGATGGGTGAGGTATGCAAGTTTAGAAGCTAGCGGCACGAGAGGGGGGATTTTGTTATTATGGGATTGCAGAGTATGGAAAGGGGAGGTGTTACAGACTGGTGCATACACTTTGACTTGCAAGTTCGAGGCTCTTTTGCAGAATTTTCAATGTCACATAACAGGAGTGTATGCCCCAAATTGTAGAATAGAAAGGAAAATAGTATGGAGAGAAATTGGTGCAGTGAGGGGATTGATGGAAGGCCCTTGggcggtttgtggcgattttaaCGTTACAAGGTACCCTTCTGAAAAACGGGAATGTTTAAGGGGGTCCAAAGCGATGGTGGAATTCTCAGATTTTATTGAAGATATGGAGTTGATAGATCTACGACTTGAAGGAGGCTACTATACTTGGTTCAGAGGGGACAATCATACAGCCACTTCAAGAATTGATAGatttctcatttcagaagaatgGGATGAAAGCTTTAGAAACATCAAGCAAACTATCCAACAAAGGTTGATTTCAGACCATTCACCCGTGGCTCTATACTGTG GAAGACCTGATTACATTTTAGCTTGCAAGTTAAAAGCTCTCAAGGGCAAGCTAAAAGAATGGAGCAAAGTTTATGAAGGTAATTTGGGACTGCAAAAAACAAAATTGCCAAGTCAACTAGCAGGTTTTGAGACAACACAACAACTAAGAGCGCTGACAGAGGAGAAATCAGTGAGGAAAGCAGCTACTCTAATGGAGATTGAGGAACAACTCAAGAATGAAGAAAGTGTATGGAGACAAAAATCAAGAGCTCTGTGGCTCAAAGAAGGGGACAGGAATACAAAATTTTTCCATCGCACTGCAAATGCACACAAGAGAAACAACAACATTGATCAACTAATGATTCGACATGAAGTAGTCGAGGATCCAGACAGAATAGAGATTGAGATAACTGAATTCTACAAGGAGTTATACAAAGAGCCTGAAGAGTGGAGATCAACGGTCAATTTCGAAAATAGCACAAGAATTTCTGAATCAGAAAGGGAGCTTTTACAGAGTAACTTTGAGGAACAAGAAGTTTTGACCTGTCTGAAGATGTGTGCAAGTGACAAGGCCCCAGGTCCGGATGGATACACAATAGGTTTTTTCAGAAAGTGCTGGGACATTTTGAAGAAAGACATCATGGCGGCCTTCAACAACTTCCATTCTTAG